Genomic DNA from uncultured Methanospirillum sp.:
GTCACTGCCAATACCTCGGCAGGATTCAGCACCGATATCAGTACCATTCTGGGGACCGCTGCCCTGAATACGGCAATGGGGGGGTACTTCATCCCATGACAGTTCAAAGGATGGGTTCAGCGTTCAGATCAAGTACAATCACCCAAGCGGGGAGAAATATACCGTTACGGTAAAACGTGATTCTATCACCGTCTCAAGTTACGAAGCAGATGCTATCGTCACTGCTATCGAAACCTGGGCCGATGCTTGACAACGGTGGTATTCTCACATAATCCCCTTTCATTTTTCAGAGGCGAGGCGGGAAAATGAATTGGAAATATGTTGTTTCCGGGGTTTTGCTCCTGTTTCTTGGCGGTCTATTCGGTGCTGCTGATTATGTCTTTACTATTCACCACCAATGGATCTTTCCTGCTTGCGAGTTCAGGGCACACCGACAACGGAACATATTCCTCTCGTGTAATGGCTACGGATCCTTCAGAGATCACGCGGTCTATGACAGGAGATGATTCTCTCGCTGCCGATATCTCTGTAACAAGTTCCGGTCCTATTTTGGTTTCTGATTATGCTTCGTGTAGGGGGTTATTGCTCTTCCTGACACCATCTCTGTGTGTTCAATAAGTATATTCTGAACCGGGAGCCATTTCTCGCTGAAAAGTGACATCCACAGATAAATTTTTGAATTTTGGAGGTTGTTGCACAGGCTTAAATGATATTGATAGTTCAGAGACGATAGGCTTACTATTATCTCTCGTCCTCCAAGTTATCTTATTCCAATTACATCTCAGTTTACATTTCAATAAGACAGGTACCCTGAACGGATCTGTTCATCATCGATGCAATAATTTCAAGACAACAGAAACTTCAAAGGTACACGATCAAAATGGACCCATTCATGCTTCTTCGTAAGTCCCTACCGGAAATGCAGGAGAAATTCGGGGGTTATGAAGATTGGTATCTTCGGTTCATTCGCTCGCGGGGAAGAACAACCGGACAGCGATGTGGACGTCCTGGTGACATTCCAGCAGGGTAAAAAGACATTTGATAATTTCATGGGGACAAAATTCTATCTTGAAGACCTTTTCAAGCGTAAGGTTGACCTTTTAACCGATGCTGCACTTAAACCGCTCATCCGTGATCCTATCCTGAAAGATGTAATCTACGTCTAGCATCGGGCTATTCTATCTCATCACAGTTTCCAGACATAAGATCAATATAAAAGAAATGATTCTATTCATATTGTAAAATAATATTGCTGATTTTTGTTTATAGCACTAAATATTCGTTTTGAGTTTTGCTTTGCAATAAACTAAATACAAGAACCACTTTCTGATTTTATGAACACGGGAGTCATGACAAATATGGATAGTAATGCCATTAACAAAATGGGAGGACCAAGCCCCTTTCCAGATAAACATCTTCTAACCCTTGAAGAGCAGCGTAAATACCATTTAGAGATCCTAAATGCCCAATTATCGACAAGTAAAGAGTTACAAAGTCTTTCAATAAAAGAACTAAAAGCCGCAATTAAAAAGGCAAAAGGAACCCAATCCTGGATACTGGCATTGAATATTATTATGTTTTTTTTCGGGATAGTTTTAATATCAGTTGCAGTGTATGCAGGATATTCAAACATGTCACCAATGTATAGTGTTCTCTTTGGTGGAATCGGATTCGCAGAATTAGTTGCAAGTTTTTTTATTGGGGCTATGCAACGATCACAGAAATCAATATCAGATTTAGTACAGATAGAAATATCATTTCTAAACTATTTTGAGCAGGTTACACTTTGGGAGCACTACGCAGGAATAAGGACTGATACTGGGGATATTCAGAAAGAAAATATCGCAGAGGCAGCAAAGAAGATTCAAGAGTCTACAGCACAGACTTTAGAATTAGTTCAAAAATATGTTGAAAACACAACAACATAATTTTTCACCATATTTTGAGTATCCATTATATTAAAAAATGAACATTCGTTTACTTCTGTAAAATTTATTAAATTAAAACGATGTTTTGATGTAAAAAGACAATATTCACGATGCCTTAATTGATTACTCATCCCATGATGTATTATCTGAAGCATTCCCATCATATTCCTTACAACACTCCACAAGTTCTCTCCTGATCTCATCCACTCCACCTACAAACCCGGAATCAGTCCCGATAATCCCCCTGACATCAGGCTCACACTCAAGCATCTCTGACTCGTACGGCAGGTAAAACATCCCGGAGAAGAGATCTTTCGTATCCCCGAGGATCGAGTATACCTTTTTGATATCACTATCAGATCTCACCCGGTTGATCACGAGATACCTTCTCTTAATATCAAGATCCTCTGCAAGTTGTACGGCCTTCTTCACAACCTGTACTGCATTGAATGTCGGATCAGTCACAAGCAGAGCCTGACTGAACCCCCGGGCAAGGGCCCTGCCAAAATGCTCCACACCGGCCTGGGTATCGAGTAATATCACCTCTCCTTTCCGGAGATTGATGTACCTGATCACCGAGTCAAGCAGGGTATTCTCAGGGCAGAGACAGCCACCGGCCGCCTGAACAACAGTTCCCATCACGAGAATGTTCACACCACCGGGCCCTCTCATCCCAAACCGCTCAACAACATCGGAGACATCAGGATTGAGTGACATCATCAGCCCCCAGCCACTGCCTGGACGTGCCCCGGTCTTCTCCTCGATGTAATCCAGGTTCGACGTGATCGGGACGACCTCCTCACTTGTGGGAACACCGAGAGCATACGGGAGGTTCATCTGGGGGTCCTCGTCAACGGCAAGCGTTGAGAATCCCTGTTTCACAAAGAGGTGTGAGAGGATGGCAGTGATCGTGGTTTTACCAACACCGCCTTTCCCGGTGATCACAACTCTGAACCCGTCTTTACCGGGCCGTGACTTTCGCTGCAGCTCTCCGGCTGTATCGTAGATCCGTGTCTTTCTGCACAGATCATCCATGGTGAACAGATCCCTGGAATGCTCCTTTGAACATACCTTTTGCGATCACTTTTGCCCGGCAGGCCGGACAGAGAGGCTTCAGTTCTTCGACGATACCGGGATCAGGCAGACTCAGGATCTCTTCAAGCATCTCCTTCGGTGCGAAATACTGGCCACAATCCGGACACAACTGAAGTGCAATCCGGGTACCTGACCAGGACTTCATGATCCTGGTATCACCCTGATCCTCGATCTCGATTGCATGGGTCGGACAGACCTTTGCACAGGTTCCGCAGCCCAGACAGGCAGGATTCTCATCAAAGAACGGCGTGTTCACAACCGTTGACGGACCACGGTTGATAAACCCGATCGCACTCCCGCCCATGATCTCGTCGCAGACCCGGACACAGAGACCACAAAGAATGCATTTTCCACCGAGAGGATCATCATGCACAATCTTTTTGAGAAACCGTGTCTTTGTGACCCCGTACCGGGCAGCCATCTCCTTGATAACATCAGACTTTGGAGCCTGCGAAAGGTAGAGCTCAAAGAGGGTTGACCGGTATCTGACGATCTCGGGCGTATCGGTCATG
This window encodes:
- a CDS encoding nucleotidyltransferase family protein, encoding MKIGIFGSFARGEEQPDSDVDVLVTFQQGKKTFDNFMGTKFYLEDLFKRKVDLLTDAALKPLIRDPILKDVIYV
- a CDS encoding 2Fe-2S iron-sulfur cluster-binding protein — protein: MTEGARMVTVTINKSQYRAEEGETMFSVAMRNGIDIPHLCYEEVLDPYGACRLCMVDHVTCGKRTMMTACTMRAKDGLEIMTDTPEIVRYRSTLFELYLSQAPKSDVIKEMAARYGVTKTRFLKKIVHDDPLGGKCILCGLCVRVCDEIMGGSAIGFINRGPSTVVNTPFFDENPACLGCGTCAKVCPTHAIEIEDQGDTRIMKSWSGTRIALQLCPDCGQYFAPKEMLEEILSLPDPGIVEELKPLCPACRAKVIAKGMFKGAFQGSVHHG
- a CDS encoding AAA family ATPase; this translates as MDDLCRKTRIYDTAGELQRKSRPGKDGFRVVITGKGGVGKTTITAILSHLFVKQGFSTLAVDEDPQMNLPYALGVPTSEEVVPITSNLDYIEEKTGARPGSGWGLMMSLNPDVSDVVERFGMRGPGGVNILVMGTVVQAAGGCLCPENTLLDSVIRYINLRKGEVILLDTQAGVEHFGRALARGFSQALLVTDPTFNAVQVVKKAVQLAEDLDIKRRYLVINRVRSDSDIKKVYSILGDTKDLFSGMFYLPYESEMLECEPDVRGIIGTDSGFVGGVDEIRRELVECCKEYDGNASDNTSWDE